The Amycolatopsis mongoliensis genome includes a window with the following:
- a CDS encoding lysine N(6)-hydroxylase/L-ornithine N(5)-oxygenase family protein translates to MTAEAGEQVPIYDVVGVGFGPSNLALAIALAEHNAGPGEPVTAHFLERQPRFGWHRGMLIDTATMQVSFLKDLVTMRNPTSEFSFLNYLHAAGRLVDFINHKNLFPLRVEFHDYFEWAAAKVDDVVSYGTEVVAVKPVYDGPEVAYFDVEASDGSSLRARNLVVGTGLRPQLPEGVTAGDRIWHNSELLFRMDALRGTDPKRFVVVGAGQSAAEVAALLHGEFPRAEVCAVFARYGYSPADDSSFANRIFDPDAVDQFYRAGEPVKDRLMRYHGATNYSAVDVDLIDELYRRVYREKVLGEERLRLFNVSRPVEVAGSGVVTIESLTTGERTVLEADAVVYATGYRPADPTPLLGELGARCLRDGEGRLRVERDYRLTTESPLRGGIYLQGGTEHTHGITSSLLSNTAVRVGEILQSIVERRVVAAPEEEYAVSAR, encoded by the coding sequence ATGACTGCAGAGGCCGGCGAACAGGTCCCGATCTACGACGTCGTCGGGGTGGGCTTCGGCCCGTCGAACCTGGCCCTCGCCATCGCCCTCGCCGAGCACAACGCGGGCCCGGGAGAGCCGGTGACCGCGCACTTCCTCGAGCGGCAGCCGCGGTTCGGCTGGCACCGCGGGATGCTGATCGACACCGCGACCATGCAGGTGTCGTTCCTCAAGGATCTGGTCACCATGCGGAACCCGACCAGCGAGTTCAGCTTCCTCAACTACCTGCACGCAGCCGGCCGGCTGGTCGACTTCATCAACCACAAGAACCTGTTCCCGCTGCGGGTCGAGTTCCACGACTACTTCGAGTGGGCGGCGGCGAAGGTCGACGACGTCGTTTCCTACGGCACCGAGGTCGTCGCGGTGAAGCCGGTGTACGACGGTCCGGAGGTCGCCTACTTCGACGTCGAGGCCTCGGACGGCTCGTCATTGCGCGCCCGGAACCTGGTGGTGGGCACCGGGTTGCGGCCGCAGCTGCCCGAAGGTGTCACCGCCGGCGACCGGATCTGGCACAACAGCGAGCTGCTGTTCCGCATGGACGCCTTGCGCGGCACCGATCCGAAGCGGTTCGTCGTGGTGGGCGCCGGGCAGAGCGCTGCGGAGGTGGCCGCGCTGCTGCACGGCGAGTTCCCGCGCGCCGAGGTGTGCGCGGTGTTCGCGCGGTACGGCTACAGCCCCGCCGACGACAGCTCGTTCGCGAACCGCATCTTCGACCCGGACGCCGTCGACCAGTTCTACCGCGCGGGCGAGCCGGTCAAGGACCGCCTGATGCGCTACCACGGCGCGACGAACTACTCGGCCGTCGACGTCGACCTGATCGACGAGCTGTACCGCCGGGTCTACCGCGAGAAGGTGCTCGGCGAGGAGCGGCTGCGGCTGTTCAACGTGTCGCGCCCGGTCGAGGTGGCCGGCTCGGGGGTAGTGACCATCGAGTCCCTGACGACGGGTGAGCGCACGGTGCTGGAGGCCGACGCGGTCGTCTACGCCACCGGCTACCGGCCCGCGGACCCGACGCCGCTGTTGGGCGAACTCGGCGCGCGTTGCCTGCGTGACGGCGAAGGCCGCCTCCGGGTCGAGCGCGACTACCGGCTCACGACGGAGTCACCCCTGCGCGGCGGGATCTACCTGCAGGGCGGCACCGAGCACACGCACGGGATCACGTCGTCGCTGCTGTCGAACACCGCGGTGCGGGTGGGGGAGATCCTGCAGTCCATTGTGGAGCGCCGAGTCGTCGCGGCGCCCGAGGAGGAGTACGCGGTCAGTGCGCGGTGA